Proteins from a genomic interval of Caldicellulosiruptor diazotrophicus:
- a CDS encoding DUF6512 family protein, with amino-acid sequence MFEIYLSSYSRRIYKRKAKITSIIGIFIIIGISSLLHFGFDFFNRIKASAVIFSVNESVWEHLKIGFFGGLIFYVIEFIIYGKKFDNFIVGKTVALFLIPFLTAVFFYVYTAFLEDNLVLDILTLALAVMIAQFVSLGITLSNRKIKKAPFVILLIIMLIIFPIFTYFPPKIPILFYDFAHKRYGM; translated from the coding sequence ATGTTCGAAATCTATCTTTCTTCATACTCAAGGAGAATTTATAAAAGAAAGGCCAAAATAACATCTATTATCGGCATATTTATAATCATTGGAATATCAAGTTTACTTCACTTTGGATTTGACTTTTTTAACAGAATAAAAGCCTCTGCAGTGATTTTTTCAGTAAATGAGAGTGTATGGGAACATCTTAAGATTGGATTTTTCGGGGGGTTGATTTTTTACGTAATTGAATTTATTATTTATGGCAAGAAGTTTGACAATTTTATTGTGGGGAAGACAGTTGCACTATTTTTGATACCATTTTTGACAGCGGTGTTCTTCTACGTCTATACAGCGTTTTTAGAAGACAATTTAGTTCTTGACATACTTACTCTTGCTTTAGCGGTAATGATAGCCCAGTTTGTTTCACTTGGAATAACATTGTCGAATAGAAAAATAAAAAAAGCACCATTTGTAATACTTTTAATCATCATGCTGATTATTTTCCCAATATTTACATATTTTCCACCAAAAATACCAATTCTTTTTTACGATTTTGCTCACAAGCGTTATGGAATGTAG
- a CDS encoding 2-phosphosulfolactate phosphatase family protein, which yields MKIITFSHYKEVIDEVLKDSYAIVIDLLRATSTMIWAISNGAKGMIPVEDISEARLFKKLDESVLLGGERGGSKIEGFDLDNSPLSYKKEAIFGKTIVITTTNGTRALRKASFAKRIFLGSFINAKKTAEYIIKETLHYNIDTISIVCAGTEERFTLEDILCAGYFIDLFKENLLDVFLDDLSLASHVLYKKFENDPHEILKYSYHYNHLKKIGFETDLEFCLKKDFVNCVCEYKNLVVEKV from the coding sequence TTGAAGATAATTACATTTTCACACTACAAAGAGGTAATTGATGAGGTTTTAAAAGATTCATACGCCATTGTTATTGACCTTCTCAGGGCAACATCTACTATGATTTGGGCTATTTCAAATGGTGCAAAAGGAATGATTCCTGTTGAGGATATTTCTGAGGCAAGGCTTTTTAAGAAGTTAGATGAAAGCGTTCTTCTTGGAGGTGAGAGAGGCGGCTCAAAAATTGAAGGTTTTGATCTTGACAACTCACCTCTTTCGTACAAAAAGGAAGCCATTTTTGGCAAAACTATTGTCATAACAACAACAAACGGTACAAGAGCTCTCAGGAAAGCATCCTTTGCAAAGAGAATCTTTCTTGGTTCATTTATAAATGCTAAAAAAACTGCAGAGTATATTATAAAAGAGACTCTACACTATAATATTGACACAATTTCAATTGTATGTGCAGGGACAGAAGAGAGGTTTACACTTGAAGACATCCTTTGTGCTGGCTATTTTATAGATTTGTTTAAAGAAAATCTTCTAGATGTGTTTTTAGATGACCTTTCTCTTGCATCACATGTGCTTTATAAAAAATTTGAAAATGACCCTCATGAAATATTAAAATATTCATATCACTATAATCATTTAAAGAAGATTGGCTTTGAAACTGACCTTGAATTTTGTCTCAAAAAAGATTTTGTGAATTGTGTATGTGAGTACAAAAACTTGGTAGTAGAGAAGGTGTAA
- a CDS encoding nucleotidyl transferase AbiEii/AbiGii toxin family protein yields MEVSVKMFFNVLECQRYEVLNKIVKSDVIGEFYLGGGTGLSLQLGHRVSEDFDFFSPIEFSSEYIIYELEKVCDINILYSAKDTLHVLLDGVRVTWLYYPNPLLDSLVIPTEVKGLKIASKIDIGVMKLVAISSRGSKKDFIDLYCICQTGIELEKLVKLLPQKFPNKMVNLYHIIMSLCYFDDAEDEVMPKMFIRLDWDNVKRFFLDNCQKLIKLIE; encoded by the coding sequence ATGGAGGTTAGCGTTAAGATGTTTTTTAATGTTTTAGAGTGTCAAAGGTATGAAGTTCTAAATAAGATTGTAAAAAGTGATGTAATTGGAGAATTTTACTTAGGTGGGGGGACAGGACTTTCTTTGCAGCTTGGACATAGAGTTTCAGAGGACTTCGACTTTTTTTCACCAATAGAATTTTCAAGCGAATATATAATATATGAATTGGAAAAAGTGTGCGATATAAACATATTGTACTCAGCAAAAGATACTCTTCATGTGCTTTTAGATGGAGTTAGGGTAACATGGCTATATTATCCTAATCCTTTATTAGATAGTCTTGTAATACCAACTGAAGTAAAAGGCTTGAAAATTGCTTCAAAAATAGATATAGGTGTGATGAAATTAGTTGCTATTTCTTCAAGAGGCTCTAAAAAAGATTTTATTGATTTGTACTGTATATGCCAAACAGGAATAGAGTTAGAAAAGCTTGTTAAGCTTCTTCCACAAAAATTTCCAAACAAAATGGTAAATCTTTATCATATCATTATGAGTCTCTGTTACTTTGATGATGCTGAGGATGAAGTAATGCCCAAGATGTTCATTAGACTTGACTGGGATAATGTCAAGAGATTTTTCTTAGATAATTGTCAGAAATTAATCAAATTAATAGAATAA
- a CDS encoding DUF6922 domain-containing protein: protein MDSQTQIPEKLKKFFWDIEFEDLDIQRHKAFIITRLLNFGDQDSIKWLFSTYSKEEIKDVVKNSRSLLKKPARFWQLYFNLKEDEMRCFEVFKKMEGMFPF, encoded by the coding sequence ATGGACAGCCAAACTCAAATACCCGAAAAGTTAAAAAAATTCTTTTGGGATATTGAATTTGAAGATTTAGACATTCAGAGGCACAAAGCATTTATCATCACGCGCCTTCTTAACTTTGGAGACCAAGATTCAATAAAGTGGCTATTTAGCACATATTCAAAAGAAGAGATTAAAGATGTGGTAAAAAATAGCAGAAGTCTTTTGAAAAAACCTGCAAGATTTTGGCAACTATATTTCAATTTGAAAGAGGATGAAATGAGGTGTTTTGAGGTTTTCAAAAAGATGGAAGGGATGTTTCCGTTTTAG
- the cheB gene encoding chemotaxis-specific protein-glutamate methyltransferase CheB produces MKRILIVDDSELMCEVIKSALRGLKEDIVVFLATNPLIAVRKANLFNIDLALVDYEMPYMNGLLLISYLKEINPLTKIVMVSAYTEPGAKITLEALARGAIDYILKPANKEEFEDFKKELLDKVRWILTEREFSRKKSKIEKEKPKVLGYLEGLKAGTTNYLVDRLRESKVIAIGISTGGPPVLEKIFTNLKKDFSIPILVVQHMPSAFTKALAERLCKISQRQVKEAEDGEKIENGVIYIAKGGVHLAVEKILGKYYIRLLENVEKVNSHKPSCDILFSSVAEWYGKYATGIIMTGMGCDGSNGLLEMKNQGALTIAQSKESCVVFGMPRVAIEKGAAEAVLSTDEIIRLLNEV; encoded by the coding sequence ATGAAAAGGATCTTGATTGTTGATGATTCTGAACTTATGTGTGAAGTTATAAAAAGTGCTTTGAGGGGTTTAAAAGAGGACATAGTTGTATTTTTGGCTACAAATCCTCTTATAGCTGTCAGGAAAGCGAATTTATTTAACATTGATTTAGCTTTGGTTGATTATGAAATGCCTTATATGAATGGTCTTTTACTGATAAGTTATTTAAAAGAGATAAATCCGTTGACAAAGATTGTAATGGTTTCAGCTTATACTGAGCCTGGTGCAAAGATTACTCTTGAAGCACTTGCAAGAGGCGCAATAGATTACATATTAAAACCTGCCAATAAAGAGGAGTTTGAAGACTTTAAAAAGGAACTGTTAGATAAAGTTCGCTGGATATTAACAGAAAGAGAGTTTAGCCGTAAAAAAAGTAAGATAGAAAAAGAAAAACCCAAAGTTTTAGGTTATCTTGAGGGACTTAAGGCTGGTACTACTAATTATTTAGTGGATAGGCTAAGAGAAAGTAAAGTAATAGCAATTGGAATTTCAACAGGAGGCCCCCCTGTTTTAGAAAAGATTTTTACAAATCTTAAGAAAGATTTTTCAATTCCAATATTAGTTGTTCAGCACATGCCGTCAGCATTTACAAAAGCCTTGGCTGAAAGGCTTTGCAAAATATCTCAAAGACAGGTGAAAGAAGCCGAAGATGGTGAAAAGATTGAAAATGGTGTAATTTATATAGCAAAAGGTGGAGTACATCTTGCTGTTGAAAAGATCTTAGGAAAGTATTACATAAGACTTCTTGAAAATGTCGAAAAGGTAAATAGCCACAAACCATCTTGTGATATTTTATTCAGTTCAGTAGCTGAATGGTACGGAAAATATGCAACAGGCATAATCATGACTGGAATGGGTTGTGATGGGTCAAATGGTCTTTTGGAAATGAAAAATCAGGGTGCTTTGACAATTGCACAAAGTAAAGAATCATGTGTAGTTTTTGGTATGCCAAGAGTTGCCATAGAAAAGGGGGCGGCAGAAGCAGTGCTAAGTACAGATGAGATTATAAGACTTTTAAATGAGGTGTGA
- a CDS encoding RNA-guided endonuclease InsQ/TnpB family protein — MKIILKRTEQIQINKNHELWNYCDKVCFAAKNLYNFANYTVRQEFIKSGRWIRYRELDKMLKDHESYKSLPAQTSQQVLRLLDKNWKSFFKAMKEWGKDKSKFLGRPKLPKYKKKDGRAISIFTNQQCKIKNGYLTFPKTELKLKTRITDKLKEVRIIPKGSIYVVEIVYEKEIAKVKRPPKRIAGIDLGLNNFVTLVNNIGIKPIVINGKVIKSINQYYNKKRAQLMSYVGNRGSSKRIEKLTLKRNNKIKDFMHKASRFIVNWCKQHEIDTLVVGYNPNWKQEIELGKVNNQNFASIPFNQFVNMLKYKCEEEGISVIITEESYTSGCSFLDGEEIKEINYNPRRRIKRGLFRSNKGILINADVNSAYNIIRKVFPKAFAEGIEGVGLHPVRLNVA; from the coding sequence TTGAAGATAATACTCAAGAGGACAGAGCAAATACAGATAAACAAGAACCATGAGTTATGGAATTATTGTGATAAAGTGTGTTTTGCAGCAAAGAATTTATACAACTTTGCAAACTACACTGTAAGACAGGAATTTATAAAAAGTGGCAGGTGGATAAGATACAGAGAACTTGACAAAATGTTAAAAGACCATGAGAGTTATAAGAGCCTGCCAGCTCAGACTTCACAGCAAGTGCTAAGACTTCTTGATAAAAACTGGAAGTCATTTTTTAAAGCAATGAAAGAATGGGGCAAAGATAAAAGTAAATTTTTGGGTAGACCTAAATTACCAAAGTATAAGAAAAAAGACGGCAGGGCTATTTCTATTTTTACAAATCAGCAGTGCAAGATTAAAAATGGTTATTTGACTTTTCCGAAGACAGAATTAAAGCTAAAGACAAGGATAACAGACAAATTAAAAGAAGTCAGGATAATTCCAAAAGGAAGCATTTATGTAGTTGAAATAGTTTATGAAAAGGAAATAGCCAAGGTAAAAAGACCACCAAAGAGGATAGCAGGAATAGATTTAGGGCTTAATAACTTTGTAACATTAGTAAATAACATAGGCATAAAGCCTATTGTTATTAATGGCAAAGTTATTAAGTCAATAAATCAGTATTACAACAAGAAAAGAGCACAGCTTATGAGTTATGTAGGCAATAGAGGAAGTAGCAAAAGAATAGAGAAGTTGACTTTAAAGAGGAACAACAAGATTAAGGATTTTATGCACAAAGCAAGCCGTTTTATAGTCAACTGGTGTAAGCAACACGAAATAGACACTCTTGTTGTTGGGTATAATCCAAACTGGAAGCAGGAGATAGAGCTTGGCAAAGTAAATAATCAAAATTTTGCTTCTATACCATTTAATCAGTTTGTAAATATGCTCAAGTATAAGTGTGAAGAAGAAGGGATTAGTGTAATAATTACAGAAGAGAGCTACACAAGTGGCTGCAGTTTTTTAGATGGAGAAGAAATCAAAGAAATAAATTATAATCCACGTCGAAGAATAAAGAGAGGCTTATTTAGGAGCAACAAAGGGATATTAATAAATGCGGATGTTAACAGTGCGTATAATATTATAAGAAAAGTATTTCCCAAAGCATTTGCTGAGGGGATAGAGGGTGTGGGGTTACACCCAGTTAGGTTGAATGTAGCCTAA
- a CDS encoding heavy metal response regulator transcription factor, with the protein MRILVVEDQESLAHTIARRLQEVGYSTDIALDGQEGLHFALSANYDLIILDIMLPKIDGIDLLKLIRTKGIQTPVLCLTAKDSIEDRVTGLDAGADDYLVKPFSFDELLARVRALLRRYSQTREPIIKVKDLVIDTNSHKVTRSGKVIDLTTKEYSILEYLARNKGRVLTRSQIAEHVWNYDFEGTSNIVDVYIRYLRRKIDDGFPEKLIHTIRGVGYMLRDEK; encoded by the coding sequence ATGAGAATTTTGGTGGTGGAAGATCAGGAATCATTAGCACATACTATTGCAAGAAGACTTCAAGAAGTAGGCTACAGCACAGACATAGCTCTCGACGGACAGGAAGGTCTTCATTTTGCTCTAAGCGCTAACTATGACCTCATTATACTCGATATAATGCTTCCCAAGATTGATGGCATAGATTTGCTGAAACTTATAAGAACAAAGGGAATTCAAACACCAGTACTCTGCCTGACTGCTAAAGATTCAATAGAGGACAGGGTCACTGGGCTTGATGCTGGTGCAGATGATTATCTTGTAAAGCCTTTTTCATTTGATGAACTTTTAGCAAGAGTAAGAGCATTGCTAAGAAGATATAGCCAAACAAGAGAACCAATAATCAAGGTAAAAGACCTTGTAATAGATACAAACTCCCACAAAGTCACAAGGTCGGGAAAAGTAATTGATCTTACAACAAAAGAGTACTCTATTTTAGAATATTTAGCCAGAAATAAGGGAAGAGTTCTTACCAGATCTCAGATAGCTGAACATGTATGGAATTATGACTTTGAAGGAACTTCAAATATAGTAGATGTGTACATCCGGTATCTTCGTCGGAAAATTGATGATGGGTTTCCTGAAAAGCTTATTCACACCATTCGTGGTGTAGGATATATGCTGAGGGATGAAAAATGA
- a CDS encoding sensor histidine kinase, with amino-acid sequence MKRNCLKFLNIRLKLTIWYSTMLMVIVVLFSLFLYLLMFQILETSEKNFLQDFANEVALRINISKDNRISLSESHRIISSGAQIVVYFMTNKVIYATSNLFAKSVENIPFNTAVRMFELNEKDWLVYDQQIYDEKNKPIGWLRIGRPSATKRVMNSLKKVIFLSTPIPFLIAVAGGYLLAKKALKPIDDITTMARTIGHTDLSKRLNFPNTNDEIGRLALTFDEMLERLESAFKRERRFLSDASHELRTPLATVKALVEEALESDLTKEEYRHRLISIHREISKMNKIISQLFMLTRCEEGNWPVDFENINLKTMVEDVIVEMDEYALQRNVKLYHECEKDIFIEGDQTLLTRLFINLIENAIKYNKKGGWVKAKVEELDQQVRIIIEDSGIGIPQEDLPFIFNRFYRVDKSRATEGIGLGLSIVDWIVKIHQGKVNVTSTVGVGSKFEVSLPKHQTKLHST; translated from the coding sequence ATGAAAAGAAATTGTCTTAAATTTTTAAATATAAGGCTAAAGCTTACTATCTGGTATTCTACAATGTTAATGGTCATAGTAGTTCTGTTCAGTCTATTTTTATATCTCCTTATGTTTCAAATTCTTGAAACAAGTGAGAAGAATTTTTTGCAGGACTTTGCAAATGAGGTTGCCCTGAGAATAAACATTTCAAAAGACAACAGAATTTCTCTTTCAGAGTCACACAGGATAATCAGTTCAGGAGCACAAATAGTAGTATACTTTATGACCAACAAGGTGATATATGCAACAAGTAATCTATTTGCAAAAAGTGTAGAAAATATTCCTTTTAATACAGCGGTGAGAATGTTTGAATTAAACGAAAAGGATTGGCTTGTATATGACCAGCAAATATACGATGAAAAAAATAAGCCAATTGGCTGGCTCAGGATAGGAAGACCATCTGCTACAAAAAGAGTTATGAATAGTTTAAAAAAGGTCATATTTTTATCCACTCCAATTCCATTTTTAATTGCAGTGGCAGGAGGATACCTTCTTGCCAAAAAAGCATTAAAACCCATTGATGATATAACAACAATGGCAAGAACAATAGGACACACCGATTTGAGCAAACGTTTAAATTTTCCAAACACAAATGATGAAATCGGCAGGCTTGCTCTGACATTCGATGAGATGTTGGAAAGGTTAGAAAGTGCATTCAAAAGAGAAAGACGGTTCTTGTCAGATGCATCACACGAGCTTCGAACTCCACTTGCAACTGTCAAAGCTTTAGTGGAAGAAGCGCTTGAAAGTGACCTGACAAAAGAAGAATATCGTCACAGGCTAATCTCCATCCATAGAGAAATATCAAAGATGAACAAAATAATATCCCAGCTATTTATGCTCACACGGTGTGAAGAAGGCAATTGGCCGGTGGATTTTGAAAATATAAATCTAAAAACAATGGTAGAAGATGTAATAGTAGAAATGGATGAATATGCCTTACAAAGAAATGTTAAACTTTACCATGAATGTGAAAAGGATATTTTTATTGAAGGTGACCAGACACTGCTTACCCGACTCTTTATAAATCTTATTGAGAACGCTATAAAATACAACAAAAAAGGTGGATGGGTAAAAGCAAAAGTTGAAGAACTGGACCAGCAAGTAAGAATAATTATTGAAGACAGTGGCATTGGAATTCCTCAAGAAGACCTTCCTTTTATTTTTAACAGATTTTACCGGGTTGATAAATCGCGTGCAACTGAGGGAATAGGTCTAGGTCTTTCCATTGTCGATTGGATAGTAAAAATTCATCAGGGAAAAGTAAATGTAACAAGTACTGTTGGAGTAGGTTCAAAATTTGAAGTGAGCCTTCCAAAACATCAGACCAAACTACATTCTACTTAA
- a CDS encoding DUF3842 family protein — translation MVIAVLDGQGAGLGREFIKRLKKEFEDKIKVVALGTNKVAMQNMLKNGADVGYCGEDEIVYFLTNFVPDAIVGPIGILTCGGIGGEITAKIAQTVFSLECKKYIIPLNLHGIFIPGTLNLSIKEIFNQIIEDIALNIKKEDRSLSSPSS, via the coding sequence ATGGTCATCGCAGTGTTAGATGGACAAGGAGCAGGACTTGGAAGGGAGTTTATAAAAAGATTAAAAAAAGAGTTTGAAGATAAAATAAAAGTCGTTGCGCTTGGGACTAACAAAGTGGCTATGCAGAACATGCTCAAAAACGGCGCAGATGTGGGATATTGTGGTGAGGATGAGATTGTTTATTTTTTAACAAATTTTGTACCAGATGCAATTGTGGGACCCATCGGAATTTTGACGTGTGGCGGAATTGGCGGTGAGATAACAGCAAAGATAGCCCAAACGGTATTTTCTCTTGAGTGCAAGAAGTACATCATTCCTCTTAATCTGCATGGAATATTTATTCCTGGCACACTCAATCTTTCAATCAAGGAGATATTTAATCAGATAATTGAAGATATAGCCCTTAACATAAAAAAAGAGGACAGGAGCTTATCTTCCCCATCCTCTTGA
- a CDS encoding FmdE family protein, producing MDSALWQKCIEFHGHSCPGLAIGFRACEVAIEKLDLTFSKDEEVVCITETDACGVDAIQIILGCTVGKGNLIFKDRGKHAFTFFRRDTNEGIRVVFKGFDNDMPREERLKIVLSAPLSQLFELKQPQDTIPPSARIFKSIECTGCGEKTAENKIRVLDGKFYCLDCFEEYSRGWGR from the coding sequence ATGGACAGCGCACTTTGGCAAAAATGCATAGAGTTTCACGGACACAGTTGCCCTGGTCTTGCAATAGGATTTAGAGCATGTGAAGTAGCAATAGAAAAGCTTGATCTTACTTTTTCAAAAGACGAAGAGGTTGTGTGTATAACAGAGACAGATGCCTGTGGTGTTGATGCTATTCAGATTATTTTGGGCTGCACTGTTGGAAAAGGAAATCTTATATTTAAAGACAGAGGCAAACATGCATTTACCTTTTTCAGGCGTGACACTAATGAAGGAATAAGGGTTGTTTTTAAAGGTTTTGACAATGACATGCCACGTGAAGAAAGGCTCAAAATTGTTCTCAGTGCACCACTTTCACAGCTGTTTGAGCTAAAACAGCCACAAGATACTATTCCACCATCTGCACGCATCTTCAAAAGCATTGAATGTACAGGGTGCGGTGAAAAGACAGCAGAAAATAAAATAAGAGTTTTGGACGGCAAGTTTTACTGTCTTGACTGCTTTGAAGAATACTCAAGAGGATGGGGAAGATAA
- the tsaA gene encoding tRNA (N6-threonylcarbamoyladenosine(37)-N6)-methyltransferase TrmO, with protein MELVPIGIFHSPYKTKDEAPHQGRGSEVVAYIEVFEKYIQGLKDIEEAKYLIILYWAHQAKRDVLVTKTPFSDVPKGVFACRSPNRPNPILLDVAELVDRKGNVLVVKGIDAIDSSPVLDIKPFYAEIDVPKEILFSSVVRKESET; from the coding sequence ATGGAGCTTGTCCCGATTGGCATATTTCACAGCCCATACAAGACAAAAGATGAAGCGCCGCACCAGGGAAGAGGTTCTGAGGTTGTTGCGTATATAGAAGTTTTTGAAAAATATATTCAAGGGTTGAAGGATATAGAAGAAGCTAAGTACCTTATAATTCTTTACTGGGCACACCAGGCTAAAAGAGATGTGCTTGTGACAAAGACTCCTTTTTCAGATGTACCTAAAGGTGTGTTTGCCTGCAGATCGCCAAACAGACCAAATCCAATTCTATTGGATGTTGCTGAACTGGTAGATAGAAAAGGAAATGTCCTGGTTGTAAAAGGAATAGATGCTATTGACAGCTCACCTGTTTTGGATATAAAACCTTTTTATGCAGAGATTGATGTGCCTAAAGAAATTTTGTTCAGTAGCGTAGTAAGAAAGGAGAGTGAAACTTAA
- a CDS encoding ABC transporter ATP-binding protein, translating to MLEVKKLSFAFKDFEVLKEIEFRAQKGQFVSILGNNGAGKSTFLKCIARILKPQNGVIIVDGKDISRFSSNDLAKVVGYVPQRYASTRLTVFESILIGRKPHFLSITPSKEDLQVVENVIEKFGLKPLAFRYLDELSGGEMQKVVIARAIAQQPKILLLDEPINNLDLKNQVEVLSILKKLSKENGILVISVLHDLNLAIRFSDHFVFIKDKSVFASGGREIITPEIISNVYGVEVKIETSHDQLFVVPVIPTI from the coding sequence ATGCTTGAAGTCAAAAAGCTCAGTTTTGCCTTCAAAGATTTTGAGGTGTTAAAGGAGATAGAGTTTAGAGCTCAAAAAGGCCAGTTTGTATCAATCCTTGGCAACAACGGTGCTGGAAAATCCACATTTTTAAAGTGCATAGCAAGAATTTTAAAACCACAAAACGGCGTTATTATTGTTGATGGCAAGGATATAAGTCGTTTTTCATCAAATGATCTTGCCAAGGTAGTAGGATATGTCCCACAAAGGTATGCAAGTACAAGGCTTACAGTGTTCGAATCGATTTTGATTGGCAGAAAACCTCATTTTTTGAGCATAACGCCTTCTAAAGAAGATTTGCAGGTGGTAGAAAATGTCATAGAAAAGTTTGGGCTAAAACCTCTTGCTTTCAGGTATTTGGATGAACTGAGCGGCGGTGAAATGCAGAAAGTTGTGATAGCGCGTGCCATTGCCCAGCAGCCAAAAATTTTACTTTTAGATGAGCCAATAAACAATCTTGATTTAAAAAATCAGGTAGAGGTATTGAGTATTTTAAAAAAGTTGTCAAAAGAAAATGGTATTTTGGTAATTAGTGTCCTGCATGATTTAAACTTGGCAATAAGGTTTTCTGACCACTTTGTCTTCATTAAAGACAAAAGCGTATTTGCCTCAGGTGGCAGGGAAATTATCACTCCTGAGATTATATCAAATGTGTATGGAGTAGAGGTTAAGATAGAAACTTCACACGACCAACTTTTTGTAGTTCCTGTGATTCCGACAATATAA
- a CDS encoding FecCD family ABC transporter permease yields MQKEVLQREYLKLTTRKIVFLVVVCILIFILAVYAIVVGSSNLNFVDVLKTLIGKGDERTKLIVFNIRLVRVLAAILAGIGLAISGSATQTLLHNPLASPFTLGVSQGAAFGAAVGIILLGGGTTSSSASDSVVILNPSVVVICAFLGAMISSVVVILLAQVKKFSPESVVLSGVALSSLFSAATTIIQYFASDVKIAALVFWTFGDIGRASWNDVKILCVFVLLSWLYFFKNSWDYNAIESGEDVAKSLGVNVERKRIVGIFISSFVTSVTVSFLGIIGFICLLGPHIARRFVGNDQRFLIAASGVVGGFLLLLSDTVARLIISPVVLPVGAVTSFLGAPLFLYLLIRRKKT; encoded by the coding sequence ATGCAAAAAGAGGTGCTTCAAAGAGAGTATTTGAAACTTACCACAAGAAAAATTGTATTTTTAGTGGTTGTATGCATCCTGATATTTATTTTAGCTGTGTATGCTATTGTTGTCGGGTCGTCAAATTTGAACTTTGTAGATGTTTTAAAGACACTCATTGGCAAAGGCGATGAGAGAACAAAACTCATTGTGTTTAATATAAGACTTGTGCGGGTGCTGGCTGCCATTTTGGCTGGAATTGGACTTGCAATAAGCGGTAGCGCTACACAGACTCTCCTTCACAACCCCTTAGCTTCACCTTTTACGCTTGGTGTGTCTCAGGGTGCTGCATTTGGTGCGGCAGTTGGCATAATTTTGCTTGGCGGCGGCACCACTTCATCTTCTGCATCTGATTCTGTTGTGATTTTGAATCCATCTGTAGTAGTTATCTGTGCGTTTTTAGGGGCGATGATATCAAGTGTAGTTGTCATTTTGCTTGCCCAGGTCAAAAAATTTTCACCAGAAAGTGTTGTGCTCTCTGGTGTTGCGCTAAGTTCCTTGTTTTCTGCTGCAACAACCATAATTCAATATTTTGCATCAGATGTTAAGATTGCAGCACTTGTTTTTTGGACCTTTGGCGATATTGGAAGAGCGTCATGGAATGATGTTAAGATACTATGTGTGTTTGTTCTACTTTCATGGCTGTATTTTTTCAAAAATTCTTGGGACTACAACGCAATTGAAAGTGGTGAAGATGTGGCAAAAAGCCTTGGTGTGAATGTTGAAAGAAAAAGAATTGTTGGGATTTTTATCAGCAGTTTTGTTACCTCAGTTACAGTTAGCTTTTTGGGAATCATAGGATTTATATGTCTTTTGGGACCGCATATAGCAAGAAGGTTTGTGGGGAATGACCAAAGATTTTTGATTGCTGCATCTGGTGTTGTTGGCGGTTTTTTGCTTCTTTTGTCTGACACAGTTGCAAGGCTTATAATATCGCCGGTTGTTTTGCCGGTCGGGGCTGTGACCTCTTTTTTGGGTGCGCCGCTTTTTCTATATCTCTTAATCAGGAGGAAAAAAACATAA